In Elaeis guineensis isolate ETL-2024a chromosome 1, EG11, whole genome shotgun sequence, a genomic segment contains:
- the LOC105037972 gene encoding putative disease resistance protein RGA4 — translation MAMILDAFVQRYMTKLADFVEGEVSIMLKVKDELQKLQRRLERIRGFLEHAERKRHEDPNISNWVRELKDIMYDADDIIDLCIIEGGKLSESHQSIYVVCHPFPLFSCFSYMKFCHEIGIRIIDLNNRLKEIVEDRSALPKLEEYTNQVVQVSRVNPRQTFPIEVNSDIIGTQIEGATQGLVDSLVKEDKQKYWILGIVGMGGIGKTTLASNIYNDERIKESFPIRVWVCVSKDFSETKLLKEIIRGANGNYGQAETKAELIPNLSSVLSRRFIIVLDDIWEAKVWEDLLRYPLEGAAASGRIVMTTRDVNMAKNMSALVHHVDQMNTDDGWALLCKKVFRDDEKEEILNLKKIGIKIVEKCDGLPLAIKALAGILRSKQRSRIEWNKVLTSDSWSMSQLQTELPGALFLSYEDLSSDLKQCFLYCSLYPEDHLMNREDLIRFWLAEGFVKPQGDALLEDLAEHYYKELNWRNLLQPYPRSLDDSQCKMHDLLRSLALFLIGDESTFVGDEKTCKTNPLIKLRRLSISNMGEKLEIPDAVKKQKCLRTLIAWNSPRTKIIEHELGRLGQLRVLDLTGTGLESLPDSIGNLLHLRHLDLDRTNVKNLPERIGRLQNLQTLNLSGCKSLHSLPKAVTCLRNLRCLRLPGTPLSHLPKGIGKLRNLVYLEGFVVGDDGGEEDQGCDLEELQSLYQLRVLEIDRLERSRAGASALSNICFLRKLLLRWVPPEAGNNQPGCGEDAIQIVNKICNDLSPPSNLEELRFYNFFGSGFPSWLMSSSLGAFFPHLVFLRFHDCRFCPKVPPLGLLPQLKYLDIDGAEAIVTIGPELFDPHTSAITAFPRLEYLKLRHMRNLKEWSLDLVGEVGDETRGASKLLPRLKCLDLENCPELIALPKGLAHATNLQELYIRGAHSLREIKNLPSLTDKLCIGRNMRLERVSNLPMLKSLEILNCPRLEHVENLDMLQNLVLEHPSAVQGHSAKCLPDISTNFDQQTEHLPRWLLDLLGQHQNAPTAVQNLRKFLLICSSPLFKGILEDTPNFIQWIPEVRIEDVDGPSWIRYARGPPPSFQTNIQSEKFKSVRS, via the coding sequence ATGGCAATGATCTTAGACGCTTTCGTGCAAAGATACATGACCAAACTCGCAGATTTTGTAGAGGGTGAGGTGTCAATCATGCTCAAGGTGAAGGATGAGCTCCAGAAGCTTCAGAGAAGACTGGAAAGGATAAGAGGTTTTCTTGAACATGCAGAGAGGAAGAGGCATGAAGACCCAAACATCAGTAATTGGGTGAGGGAGTTGAAAGATATCATGTATGATGCGGATGATATCATCGACCTTTGTATCATCGAAGGTGGAAAATTATCGGAAAGTCATCAATCCATTTATGTGGTATGCCATCCCTTCCCTTTATTTTCTTGCTTCAGTTATATGAAGTTCTGCCATGAAATTGGTATCAGAATTATAGATCTTAATAATAGGCTGAAAGAGATTGTAGAGGATAGATCAGCACTGCCTAAACTAGAAGAATACACTAACCAAGTTGTTCAAGTGAGTAGAGTGAATCCTCGTCAGACTTTTCCCATTGAGGTCAATTCTGATATCATAGGGACACAAATTGAAGGAGCTACCCAGGGTCTTGTGGATTCATTAGTCAAAGAAGATAAACAAAAATACTGGATTTTGGGGATTGTTGGGATGGGTGGAATCGGCAAAACGACTCTTGCTTCTAATATATACAACGATGAAAGAATCAAAGAAAGCTTCCCTATAcgagtatgggtatgtgtttccaAGGATTTTTCAGAGACAAAGTTGCTGAAAGAGATTATTAGAGGTGCAAATGGAAATTATGGGCAGGCTGAAACAAAGGCTGAGCTCATACCCAATCTTTCCTCTGTCCTTTCAAGAAGGTTCATTATCGTATTAGATGATATATGGGAAGCAAAAGTGTGGGAGGATCTGCTCAGATATCCTTTGGAAGGTGCAGCAGCTAGTGGTAGGATCGTGATGACTACTCGAGACGTAAATATGGCTAAAAATATGAGTGCACTTGTCCACCACGTTGACCAGATGAATACTGATGATGGCTGGGCGTTGCTCTGCAAGAAAGTCTTTAGAGATGACGAGAAGGAAGAGAtccttaatttaaaaaaaattgggattaaaattgttgaaaaatgtgATGGTCTTCCTCTTGCAATCAAGGCCCTTGCAGGCATTTTACGATCGAAACAGAGAAGCAGAATAGAGTGGAACAAGGTTCTCACAAGTGATTCATGGTCTATGAGCCAACTTCAGACAGAACTCCCAGGAGCCTTATTTTTAAGCTATGAAGATTTATCATCTGATCTAAAACAATGTTTCCTTTATTGCTCGTTATATCCTGAGGACCACCTGATGAATCGTGAAGATCTTATTCGGTTCTGGCTGGCTGAAGGCTTCGTAAAACCACAAGGGGATGCATTGTTAGAAGATTTAGCGGAACACTACTATAAAGAGTTGAATTGGAGGAATCTTTTGCAACCATATCCTCGTAGCTTAGATGATAGTCAGTGCAAAATGCATGATCTGCTACGTTCTCTTGCTCTATTTTTGATAGGAGATGAGAGCACTTTTGTTGGTGATGAAAAAACATGCAAGACGAACCCCTTGATCAAGCTTCGTCGCTTGTCAATTTCAAACATGGGAGAGAAGCTAGAAATCCCTGATGCAGTAAAAAAGCAGAAATGCTTGAGGACTCTAATTGCCTGGAATAGTCCCAGAACAAAGATAATTGAGCATGAACTCGGAAGACTTGGGCAGCTACGAGTTTTGGACTTGACCGGGACAGGACTGGAGAGCCTTCCAGACTCCATTGGAAACCTGTTACATCTGAGGCACCTAGATCTTGATAGAACGAATGTCAAAAATTTACCAGAGCGTATCGGACGCCTTCAAAATCTGCAGACATTGAACCTCTCGGGCTGTAAATCGTTGCACTCGCTTCCCAAGGCCGTCACATGTTTGCGCAATCTAAGATGCCTTCGCCTCCCTGGAACTCCATTGAGCCATCTCCCAAAAGGAATAGGCAAACTGAGAAATCTCGTTTATCTTGAAGGATTTgtggtcggtgatgatggtggcgAGGAAGACCAGGGGTGCGATTTGGAGGAGCTGCAATCTCTATACCAGCTGAGAGTGCTAGAGATAGACAGGTTGGAGAGGTCACGAGCAGGAGCTTCGGCACTCTCGAACATTTGCTTTCTTAGAAAATTGCTTTTGCGCTGGGTACCACCCGAGGCCGGGAACAACCAACCAGGATGTGGAGAAGACGCAATCCAGATAGTGAACAAGATATGCAATGACCTCTCTCCTCCATCCAATCTAGAAGAGCTTCGGTTCTACAACTTCTTTGGTAGTGGGTTTCCCAGCTGGTTGATGTCATCCTCGCTGGGTGCCTTCTTCCCTCACCTGGTATTCTTGCGATTTCATGATTGTAGATTTTGTCCGAAAGTTCCTCCGCTAGGCCTATTGCCCCAGCTAAAATATCTTGACATCGATGGAGCAGAAGCAATCGTAACGATCGGACCCGAGCTTTTTGATCCCCATACCTCAGCTATAACTGCATTTCCTAGGCTTGAATACCTGAAACTCCGACACATGCGCAACTTGAAAGAATGGTCATTAGACCTCGTGGGAGAAGTTGGTGATGAAACCAGAGGAGCCTCTAAGCTGCTGCCGCGTCTCAAGTGCCTGGATCTAGAGAACTGTCCCGAGCTAATAGCTCTTCCGAAAGGTCTGGCGCATGCCACCAACTTGCAGGAATTGTATATTAGGGGCGCCCACAGCCTGAGAGAAATCAAAAACCTCCCCTCCTTAACCGATAAGCTCTGCATTGGGAGAAACATGAGGTTGGAAAGAGTATCCAACCTTCCCATGCTGAAATCTTTGGAAATACTGAATTGCCCACGGTTAGAGCATGTGGAAAATCTTGATATGTTGCAAAACCTGGTCCTGGAACATCCTTCTGCAGTACAGGGGCACTCAGCAAAATGCCTGCCAGACATTTCCACTAATTTTGATCAACAAACGGAGCACCTCCCACGGTGGTTATTAGACCTACTCGGGCAGCATCAAAATGCTCCGACTGCAGTGCAGAATCTCAGAAAATTTCTACTGATATGCAGCTCACCACTGTTTAAGGGCATCCTGGAGGATACACCAAATTTCATTCAGTGGATCCCGGAGGTCCGGATCGAAGACGTAGATGGTCCCTCATGGATACGGTATGCCAGGGGACCCCCTCCCAGCTTTCAAACCAACATACAATCAGAAAAGTTTAAAAGTGTCCGCTCTTAA